AGGTTACAAAAAGAAAAATGGTCACCGTCAATACTTAAGTGAAATTCAAATCGAAAGTATTGCTGCTTCAGGCGTAAAAGCTGCTCCAAAAGCAAAAGTAGAGCCTAAAGTAGAAGTTGCTAAAACTGAAGCTAAAAAAGCTGCTCCAAAAAAATCAACTTCAAAAAAAGGAGATGATTTAAAGAAAATAGAAGGAATTGGTCCTAAAATTGCTGAGACATTAGTTTCAGCAGGAATTTCAACTTTTGCTGAATTAGCTAAAATTGAACCAACAAAGATTTCAGAAATCATCGCAAATGTTAGAGGTAACCATGTTACTGATACTTGGCCAAAGCAAGCTGAATTAGCTGCTGAAGGCAAATGGGATGAATTAAAAGAATGGCAAGACAAGTTAGACGGAGGCGTTGAAAAATAAATCCGTAAGTTTAACCTATAAAACTCAATAAGAAATGGCTCACAAGAAAGGTGTCGGTAGTTCGAAGAACGGTCGTGAATCGGAATCGAAACGATTAGGAGTAAAGATTTTTGGAGGACAAGCTGCTATTGCAGGTAACATTATTGTTCGTCAAAGAGGAACTCAACATTACCCAGGTGAAAATGTTTACATGGGGAAAGATCATACTTTACATGCTAAAGTTGATGGTGTTGTACAATTCCAAAAGAAGAGAGATAATAGATCTTATGTTTCTATACTTCCATTTGAAGCTTAAGAAACTTATATTTTCGATATAAAAAACGCTCAATCATTGATTGAGCGTTTTTTATTTTTATAATACTTGCATTTAAATTTCAGCATTCCATTCATTATAAAATTGTTGTAAGAAGTTTTCCATATAAGAATGTCTTTGCTCTGCCATCTTTTTACCAGCCGATGTATTCATTTTATTTTTTAATAATAATAGTTTTTCATAGAAATGATTAATTGTTGGGGCAGTAGACTTCTTATATTCTTCTTTAGACATATTTAAGTTAGGTTTAATTTTAGGATCATATAAAACTCTATTTTTAAATCCACCATAATTAAAACATCTTGCAATTCCTATAGCTCCAATTGCATCTAAACGGTCTGCATCTTGTACAATATCTAATTCTATTGACTTAAACTCTTGTGTAAAGTTTCCACCTTTAAAAGAGATATTTTCAATAATTTTTATGACGTGTATTATGGTATTTTCTTCAATTTCTTGTGTTTCTAAAAATGCTTTAGCTTTTTTAGGTCCGATTGTTTCATCTCCATTATGAAATTTACTATCTGCTATATCATGCAGTAAAGCACCTAAAGCTATAATTAAGTTATCTCCTTGTTGCTCTTGTTTAGCTATTTTCATAGCATTTTTATACACACGTTCAATATGAAAAAAATCATGTCCGCCTTCAGCATCTTGTAATACTGATTTTACATGATTTATGGTGTTATTAATAACTTCTGTAGTTCTATTCATAGTTCAAAAATAAAAAATCCTACTAGTGATAGTAGGATTTTAATAAAATTTATAACTAATAAAAGTTATACTGTTAAAGCACTTTTAATTAAATTTTTTTCTACCAAATACTCAGCAATTTGAACAGCATTTGTTGCTGCACCTTTTCTTAGATTATCTGAAACTATCCATAAGTTTAATGTATTTGCTTGTGATAAATCTCTACGAATTCTACCAACAAATACTTCGTCTTTGCCATGAGCATTTAAAGGCATAGGATAATCATTATTTTCAATATCATCTTGAACAATTACTCCCGGAGTTTCAGCTAAAATTTGTCTAACTTCATTTAATTCAAAATCATTTTCAAATTCAATATTCACAGACTCAGAATGTCCTCCAACTACAGGTATTCTTACTGCTGTAGCTGTAATTCCTATACTAGCATCGTTTAATATTTTATGCGTTTCTCTAGTTAACTTTAATTCTTCTTTAGTATAACCAGCTTCTTCAAAAACATCACAATGTGGTAATGCATTTTTATGGATAGGGTGAGGATAAGCATTTTCTCCTTCAACACCATTAACTTCGTTTTCTAATTGTTGTACAGCTTTTACACCAGTTCCTGTAATAGATTGATATGTAGAAATTACTAATCTTTTCATATCATACTTAGCATGTAAAGGAGCTAAAGCCATTACCATTTGAATAGTAGAACAGTTTGGGTTAGCAATAATTTTATCACTTTCAGTTAGTTCGCTTGCGTTAATTTCTGGTACTACTAGTTTTTTTGTAGGATCCATTCTCCAAGCAGAAGAATTATCAATTACTGTTGTACCTACTTCAGCGAATTTAGGAGCCCATTCTAAAGAAGTACTTCCGCCAGCAGAAAATAAAGCGATGTCTGGTTTTAAGTTCACTGCATCTTGTAATCCGATTACATTATATGTATTTCCTTTGAAGGTCATTTCTTTACCTACAGAACGTTCTGAAGCAACTAAATATAACTCGCTAATATTAAAGTTTCTTTCTTCTAAAATTTGTAACATTACATTACCTACCATTCCTGTTGCACCAACTACAGCTACTCTCATGATGAAATATATTTTTTATACTTTGATTTTTAATTTCTTACTACAAATTTCAGTAAAAAAAGTTTTAAAACCATAGTAAAAGTATATAAAATTCACATTTTGTTGAAATTTAAACAAAATGATCTATTGGAAATAAAAACTAAAATTCTGTACATTTGCAGCCTAAAATATTGTTTAACTTAAAAAGGTATAGCATGCAACTGTACAACAAGTTAAGCGCAGAAGAACGCGCTAAATTAATTGATGAAGCGGGCAAAGACCGTCTTACTATTTCTTTCTATCAGTATTTCAAGATAGAAAACCCACAGATTTTTAGAGATAAATTGTTTATTGAATGGAACGCTTTAGATGTTCTAGGTAGAACCTATGTTTCATATGAAGGAATTAATGCTCAAATTTCTGTGCCAGCTGAGAACTTTCTAGCATTAAAAGAACAATTAGATAGTATTTCTTTTTTAAAGGATATTAGATTAAATGTTGCTGTTGAGCAAGACAATAAATCTTTCTTAAAACTTAAAGTAAAAGTTAGAAAGAAGATTGTAGCAGATGGTTTAAATGATGATACGTTTGATGTAACTAATAAGGGAGTACATTTATCTGCTGAAGAGTTTAATAAAATGTTAGAAGATCCAAATACTGTTTGCGTAGATATGCGTAATCATTATGAAAGTGAAATAGGACATTTTAAAGGTGCTGTTACACCAGATGTAGATACTTTTAGAGATTCTTTAGATATTATTGAGGAGGATTTAAAAGAACATAAAGAAGATAAAAATCTTTTAATGTATTGTACAGGTGGAATTCGTTGCGAAAAAGCTTCGGCATATTACAAACACAAAGGATTTAAAAATGTTTTTCAACTAGAAGGGGGGATTATTGAATATACAAGACAAGTAAAGTCGGAAGGTTTAGAGAATAAGTTTTTAGGAAAGAATTTTGTTTTTGATCATAGAAGAGCAGAACGTATATCTGATGATGTAATTTCTAATTGTCATCAATGTGGAAAACCTTGTGATACGCATACAAATTGTGCAAATGAAGGTTGTCATTTATTATTTATTCAATGTGATGAATGTGCTGAGAAAATGGAAAATACCTGTTCTCCAGAATGTCAAGAGATTATTCATTTACCATTTGAAGAGCAAAAAGCTTTACGTAAAGGGAAACATGCTAGTAATAAGATTTTCAAAAAGGGAAGATCTGAAAAGCTTAAATTTCAAAAAAGTAATAGTTAACATAAACTATTTATTCTATAAAAAAAGCCACATCATTGATGTGGCTTTTTCTATATAAATAAACTAACTGTATTATTTTTTCTTTTGAGCTCTGCGTTGTGCTTCTTGTTGTTCTTGAGCTTGTTTCATTGCAGCATCTAAACGCTCTCTGAATTTACTTTTCTTAACAGGCTTTTTCTTGTTTTCTTCAATTTGAGCATGAATTTTCTTTTCATCGATTACGTAATTCTTAATAACGAACATAATTGTAATCGTTAACAAGTTAGAAACGAAATAATATAAACTTAATCCACTAGCATAATTGTTAAAGAAAAATAACATCATAATAGGAGAGAAGTAGATCATATATTTCATCATCTTACTCATATCTGGCATTCCTTCTTGTGGCGGAGCCTGCATTGCAGATTGTTGACTTTGGTTCATTTTCATATAAAAGAAAATTGCAACAGAAGCTAAAATTGGAAATAAACTAATATGATTACCATATGTAGCAGAAATTAAAGGAATATTTGTGTCCCAGCTAAAAATAGTATCAAAAGAAGATAAATCTTCAGCCCATAAAAAGGCTTTTTGACGGAAATCTATGTTTGTAGGGAAAAATTTAAACAAGGCAAAGAATACAGGCATTTGCAATAATGCAGGAATACAACCAGACATCATACTTACTCCAGCTTTACGTTGTACAGCCATAATTTCTTGCTGACGTTTCATTGCGTTTTCTGTACCAGGATACTTTTTATTGATTTCTTCCATTTCAGGACGAATCACTTTCATTTTAGCACTAGATAAATACGATTTGTATAATACAGGTGATAAGATAATTCTAACAACAATAGTCATTAAAATAATGATTAAACCAAAGTTTCCAATGAATCCTTTTAAAACATTAAAAACAGGATAAAAAATAGTTCTATTTAAAAATCCGAAAATACCCCAACCTAAATCAGAAATTTCACTTAAATCTGTTCCTTTGTATGTACTTAACAAATTATAATCTGTTGGTCCGTAATACCATTCCATATTATAATTTAATTCACCATTTTTTAAAGCTAATGGAGTATTTAAGCTAAATGTTTTTGTATAAATACTATCTTGATCTTCACCTAAATAATCAACAGACTTTAATTTTGCATCATTAAAAGGAGTATCTGTTAACAAAGCAGTAGAGAAGAAGTGTTGTTTGTAGGCAACCCATTCTACATCATTTACAACTTCATCATCTTTCATTTGTAAATAATCTACATCACCATCTTCTTTAAAATAATAGTATGTATACATATTTTCTGTACGCATACTTTTTTCTTTACGTAAAGATTTTAATTTCCAGTCTAAGTTAATATTCTGAGAACTATTAATAACGTTACTTAACCCTTGTGAACGAACAGCAAAATCAATTCTGTAGTCATTTTTTGATTTAATTTCGTAGCGATACTCTAAAAACTGACTATCAGAAACCTTAAGTTTCATTGAAAGTACAGTATTGTCGCCATTTTTAGTTTCTTTTGGCTCGAATAATAAATCCTGAGTATTTAAAGTACGATTGTCTGTAGTACCAAAATTGATATTAAAATTTGCATTTTTATTATTTATAATATGTAATGGTAAAGAGTCGTAAGTTTTAAAGTTCTTTACTAATGCTTTTGTAATTTGTCCACCTTTGTTACTAATAGTTAACTGAATTACATCATTTTCAATTACAGTTTCACCATCTTTTCCATTAATTGCACTGTGAGCAAAAGCTCCTAACTGATTTTTTAAAGCAATTTGTTGTAATGAATCATTTACTACAATGTTTTTAGTTTTTGTTGTATCTAAAACAGTATTTGTTGTAGTAGTAACTTGTTCTGTTGGTGTAGTGTTTGGTTTTTCAGCATCAACTTCAGGCTTATTAGAATTTAAATACCATAGTAAAATTCCACCTAATAATAACATTCCTATGAATGAGTTGAAATCAAATTTTTTTTCTTCCATCGATATACGTTAAATGTCAACTTGTCATTTACTCAAAAAACTGAGTAATAAAACGCGACAAATGTAGCAAAACTACATCTTATTTCAGTTGTTTAGTTATAATTAATTTATACTACATATATAGCGCAAACTATGTTCCGTTTTTTAACTTTGTTTAAACTAAATTATTGAAATGACAAAAAAGTATACTATTCAAAAATCTCCTTTTGTAGTTCCAACTACTGATGGAAAATTAATTGAAGAACATTTTGGTAATGCTACAGATGGAAACTCGAAAGTTAGTATTGCACACATGGTTGCTCCTTCAGGCTGGGCAGAACCTTTTCAAACTCCAGAATTTGATGAGTTTACATATATTATAAAAGGAAAGAAGCAATTTATTATTGATGGAGAAACTATAATATTAGAAGCAGGACAATCTATTAAAATAGAAAAGAATGTTAGCGTTCAATATTCAAATCCTTTTAATGAAGAATGTGAATATTTAGCAGTTTGTTTACCAGCATTTTCTATTGACTTAGTTCATAGAGAAGAAGAATAAATAAGATGGTGATTAAAATCACCATCTTATTATTTTTTGTTTAGAAACCAATATATCTACATTCATAAGTTCCTCGAATAGGGTTGTTATCTAAACAAGGTCCGCATTCTGTAAATGGTGCTGTACATGAATTTTGACACGCTCTAAGTGAGCGAAAATCGCACGTAGTAGCAATTGGTACAGAGTCAAATCCTCCAAGAATTTCTAATTGTTTTTGTTTGCTTAATTTTTTTCCAATTTCGAATATTTTTTTCATGATTTAAGATGTATTTGAAATTAATATTCTGTGATGGTTTAAAGACATTCACAGTTTTATGTCTATTTCTTCGCGATAAGAACTCTTAAATCTAAACTTTTAAAATTGAATTATTAAGTAACGAACAGTTAATTTTTATTTAAAATATTTCAACAGTTCGTGTGTTTATGTGTTGAAATAAAGGGAGTTAATTAAAAACTTTATAATTAATAAAGAAGGTATACTTCGAACGAAATATACCTTAAATAAAATTTTCTTTTCATGATACTTTGTTACTCACAAGCACCTGTTAAGCAACAGTGAGTTTCTGCAGTTCCTAAACAACATCCGTTAAAAAGAGAAAAACCACCGCAAGAATTACATTGTTGAGCAGAATACTGAGGGCAAGTAGCTCTACCAGATCCACCACTTATTAGTTGTTGTTCTTTTTTATTTAACGCTTTTCCTAAGTTTAAAATTGAATTTTTCATATTGTATATTTTAATTGATTATTATTTTTCGTGAGGACCAGTTGGTTTTATACCAACTACGCATCCACAATTTCCAGCACCAACACACACCCATTTTCCTCCTCCGTTTATACATGCATCTTGAGCTATACTACCTCCATTAATAGTTTGCTGTTCTTGTTTATTTAAGGTTTTACCTAAATTTAAAATTGATTTTTTCATAAATGTTGATTTATATTTATTTGAAGTAAAATTTCAACTTTTAGATAGTAAAATCAATAATGATTTCAGAAGTGTATTACTTTTTTTCAAAATCGTTTTCATAAAAAAGAGAGTTCTTGAAAAAGAACTCTCTTAAAAAGACAAATAAATATTTTGTGATTATTGTTGTAAAAATGCTGCTAAATTTATCAGTAAATATTCAGGATAAGTACAATTTGTTTGATTTACATACGGTCTTGCGACTATAACATTGTCGGTCATTGTATTTAAATATAGAGTATTTACGGTATTAACTTTAGTAACTCCATTGCGATCACTTTGATCAGAAGTTACAGAAGAATGATGATATCCGTGATTAAAACTATCATAATTAAGCGGATGCGCAGTAGAAGTGACAGAGTAAGGTAAATTTGGATTGACTAATGGATGTAAACCTTCTGGAAAATATAATTCGATACAATTTTGTTGTAGAACTGATCTTAAAAAAAACTGTTCAGCTATTTGTACGATATTATGGATAGGAGATAGGCAATCACCCAAATCGTCTTCACATGTTACTAACGGTTCAGGTGGAGATTGTGTACCATGTATTGGATCTCTTCCAGGTGGTGTTTCATTTATAAAACTTCTTAAAACATTTAAAAACTCATTCTTAAAATTGAGATTTGAATTTTCTCCGATTAATTCATTAAGCGTTACTGTTTCTCTTCCATTTAAATAATTAAAAAGTTCTACTCTATTTGATGATTTATTCATAATCACTCGAGCAGAGATATAAGAAACCCATTGTAATTTTTTTTGAAATTGATCAATAGATTCTCTGGTATTTATTACTGTTTGTGTTCGGTTTTTTAAGTTGTTTGTACTATTTGTATCCTCTACCATTTCTAAATCATTGGTATTATCTTCACAAGCAATAGAGAGAAGTAAGGCGCAAATAAAAAGTAAATTTGTGATTTTCATTTTCAACTTGATTTTATATTTTGATTGATCTTACAAATTATATTTTATGATTTTAAAATAAAATAGGAATTTCAAATTAGTTATATGAATTTTCAAATTTATTATTGAATTTTTAAAATCTGATTAGAATATTTTTTCAAGCGTATATTCTTTTCTTCTAGATGAAACCGGAATTTTTATCTCATTATTTAGAACTAAAAAACCTTTCTTACTGTATTTTATCACATGTTTTTTATTGACTAAATACGACTGATGACAGCGAACAAACTTTTGTTCAGATAATAATTCTTCTACCTTTTTGGCAGATTTAGTAATTATAATTTTATCTGTGATTGAAGTGTAAAAAGTAGTATAATTCCCTTCGGATTTACAATATAAAATATCATCCTCATGAATAGCAAAAACAGTATCTGCAGTTTTTAATACAATACGTTTATTCGTATTATTATCATTAAAGTATTCATTAGTTACCTCAATAGATTTTTCTAGTGTAGTTGTTTGGGTATTTTGTTCAATAGCGAGCTCAACAGCAGCTATAAATTCATCATCATCAATAGGTTTTAAAATGTAATCTAAAGCTCCAACTTTTATAGCTTTAATTGCATGTTTATCAAAACCAGTAATAAAAATGATTTCAAACTTCTTAAAAGTTAACTGATTTAAAATATCAAAAGCAGTTTGTTGCCCTAAATTTATATCAAGAAAAAGTAAATCAGGTTGCTCTTTTTCTATAATTAAAATAGCAGAGTCTACATCAGATGCTTCTCCAGTAATATCAATTTTATGGTTAAAGTTTTGTTCTATCTTTTTTTTAATGTCGACTCTTACGTGTGCTTCATCATCAATTATAATTGCTTTAATCATTATCTGAGAGTTTATATGGTATTTCAAATGTTACTATAACACCAGTTCCGTTAGATTTATTTTTGAGGTTAATTCCTTTGTTTGTGACCTTTTTTAGGTAAGTGTCAATTAGTTTGGTAGAAGATGCTTTTGAAGATTTATTATCGCTTGATAATCCAATTCCGTTATCTTCAATTACGCAAAGTAAAGTTACGTTTTGTTGGGTTAAACTTAACGTAATTTGACCAGGGTAATTTATTCCAGATAAACCATGTTCAATACTATTTTCTATAAAAGGTTGAATTAACATTGGAGGTATAAAAATTAAATCATCTTGATTAAGATTCTTTAAATTCAGTTGAAATTGAAAAGTATCAGGAAAACGAAGTTGTTGAAGTTCTATAAACTTTTGCAAGGCATCAATCTCTTCATTTAGTTGAATATAGTTTTGTGTTGAGTTTTCTAGAATTAATCGTAATAAGCGTGAAAATTTTAAAAGATATTTAATGGCCAACTTAGGAGTATCTTCTATTTTATTTTGGATGGCATACAACGTATTAAATGTAAAATGAGGATTCATTTGTAAGCGTAATAAACGTTGCTGCATTTGTAGATTTTGCTTTTCAAAGTTATATTTACGTTGTTTGTAAAAAAGGTATCCTATAGTTATAAAAATCACTACTAAAACTATTAATCCGAATAAACGTTTTAAACTTTTAATTTCTAAGTCGTTTTTTTCAGCAATTATTTTCTTTTCTCTCTCTGAAGCCTTTTTTAACTCTACAAGTTCATTTTGAAACTTTTTAGTGTATTCGTTTTCTTGATAATTATATAAGCTATCGAAACTGTTGTTTATCAGATCTATTTTTTTATCCGTTAAAAAAGAAAGATGGAGTTGTGTTTGTAAAATACTACGTTTTGTTGTAGACTTTACGTTACCTCCAACTAAAGCTTTTGCAGAATCAAGGTGAAGTTGTGCTTTTTGAAATGCTTTTAAATGAATATAGCTTTCGGAAATATTTTTATGTAGTCCTGCAATTTCATTTTTTGAATTTACATTCTTCTTTCCCTTAGTTAAAAAATATAAAGCTTTTAAGTAATACCTTAAGGAGTTAGCATATTCTTTCTTGTAAAACTTATGAATACCAAGCTCTCTAAATAAATTATGTTTTGTGCTGGTATTGAGTTTGTGTTCATATTTAGAAATACTATCCAGCAAGAAAAATGCTCTTTGTTTATTCTTTAGTTTTAACTCATACTGAGCTTGAATAATTAAGTTCTCACTAATATCATTTACATTTTTACCTTCTTGTAATTTCGCTTTTATTTGAAGTTTATTATGAGTTAAAGCTTTCTTTATATCACCTTTGGCTTTATAGGTGTTTTCAAGCATATACTGGTAGTAAGAATCTTCAGTTTTTACTAAGTCCTTATAATCATTAATAACGGTGAAACAGTCACCATAATTTCCTTGTTGATTATGAAATTTCCAACAGTTAAAAAAGTATTTTAATTCGAGTTTATTGCTAATACTATCTTTTACAAAGTCT
This genomic stretch from Tenacibaculum jejuense harbors:
- the rplU gene encoding 50S ribosomal protein L21, whose translation is MYAIVEIAGQQFKVAKDQKVYVHRLPEAEGSKVTFDKVMLIDDNGSVTIGAPAIEGAGVTAKILGHLKGDKVIVFKKKRRKGYKKKNGHRQYLSEIQIESIAASGVKAAPKAKVEPKVEVAKTEAKKAAPKKSTSKKGDDLKKIEGIGPKIAETLVSAGISTFAELAKIEPTKISEIIANVRGNHVTDTWPKQAELAAEGKWDELKEWQDKLDGGVEK
- the rpmA gene encoding 50S ribosomal protein L27, producing the protein MAHKKGVGSSKNGRESESKRLGVKIFGGQAAIAGNIIVRQRGTQHYPGENVYMGKDHTLHAKVDGVVQFQKKRDNRSYVSILPFEA
- a CDS encoding HD domain-containing protein: MNRTTEVINNTINHVKSVLQDAEGGHDFFHIERVYKNAMKIAKQEQQGDNLIIALGALLHDIADSKFHNGDETIGPKKAKAFLETQEIEENTIIHVIKIIENISFKGGNFTQEFKSIELDIVQDADRLDAIGAIGIARCFNYGGFKNRVLYDPKIKPNLNMSKEEYKKSTAPTINHFYEKLLLLKNKMNTSAGKKMAEQRHSYMENFLQQFYNEWNAEI
- a CDS encoding aspartate-semialdehyde dehydrogenase, with amino-acid sequence MRVAVVGATGMVGNVMLQILEERNFNISELYLVASERSVGKEMTFKGNTYNVIGLQDAVNLKPDIALFSAGGSTSLEWAPKFAEVGTTVIDNSSAWRMDPTKKLVVPEINASELTESDKIIANPNCSTIQMVMALAPLHAKYDMKRLVISTYQSITGTGVKAVQQLENEVNGVEGENAYPHPIHKNALPHCDVFEEAGYTKEELKLTRETHKILNDASIGITATAVRIPVVGGHSESVNIEFENDFELNEVRQILAETPGVIVQDDIENNDYPMPLNAHGKDEVFVGRIRRDLSQANTLNLWIVSDNLRKGAATNAVQIAEYLVEKNLIKSALTV
- the trhO gene encoding oxygen-dependent tRNA uridine(34) hydroxylase TrhO: MQLYNKLSAEERAKLIDEAGKDRLTISFYQYFKIENPQIFRDKLFIEWNALDVLGRTYVSYEGINAQISVPAENFLALKEQLDSISFLKDIRLNVAVEQDNKSFLKLKVKVRKKIVADGLNDDTFDVTNKGVHLSAEEFNKMLEDPNTVCVDMRNHYESEIGHFKGAVTPDVDTFRDSLDIIEEDLKEHKEDKNLLMYCTGGIRCEKASAYYKHKGFKNVFQLEGGIIEYTRQVKSEGLENKFLGKNFVFDHRRAERISDDVISNCHQCGKPCDTHTNCANEGCHLLFIQCDECAEKMENTCSPECQEIIHLPFEEQKALRKGKHASNKIFKKGRSEKLKFQKSNS
- the yidC gene encoding membrane protein insertase YidC; the encoded protein is MEEKKFDFNSFIGMLLLGGILLWYLNSNKPEVDAEKPNTTPTEQVTTTTNTVLDTTKTKNIVVNDSLQQIALKNQLGAFAHSAINGKDGETVIENDVIQLTISNKGGQITKALVKNFKTYDSLPLHIINNKNANFNINFGTTDNRTLNTQDLLFEPKETKNGDNTVLSMKLKVSDSQFLEYRYEIKSKNDYRIDFAVRSQGLSNVINSSQNINLDWKLKSLRKEKSMRTENMYTYYYFKEDGDVDYLQMKDDEVVNDVEWVAYKQHFFSTALLTDTPFNDAKLKSVDYLGEDQDSIYTKTFSLNTPLALKNGELNYNMEWYYGPTDYNLLSTYKGTDLSEISDLGWGIFGFLNRTIFYPVFNVLKGFIGNFGLIIILMTIVVRIILSPVLYKSYLSSAKMKVIRPEMEEINKKYPGTENAMKRQQEIMAVQRKAGVSMMSGCIPALLQMPVFFALFKFFPTNIDFRQKAFLWAEDLSSFDTIFSWDTNIPLISATYGNHISLFPILASVAIFFYMKMNQSQQSAMQAPPQEGMPDMSKMMKYMIYFSPIMMLFFFNNYASGLSLYYFVSNLLTITIMFVIKNYVIDEKKIHAQIEENKKKPVKKSKFRERLDAAMKQAQEQQEAQRRAQKKK
- a CDS encoding cupin domain-containing protein, which codes for MTKKYTIQKSPFVVPTTDGKLIEEHFGNATDGNSKVSIAHMVAPSGWAEPFQTPEFDEFTYIIKGKKQFIIDGETIILEAGQSIKIEKNVSVQYSNPFNEECEYLAVCLPAFSIDLVHREEE
- a CDS encoding LytR/AlgR family response regulator transcription factor, translating into MIKAIIIDDEAHVRVDIKKKIEQNFNHKIDITGEASDVDSAILIIEKEQPDLLFLDINLGQQTAFDILNQLTFKKFEIIFITGFDKHAIKAIKVGALDYILKPIDDDEFIAAVELAIEQNTQTTTLEKSIEVTNEYFNDNNTNKRIVLKTADTVFAIHEDDILYCKSEGNYTTFYTSITDKIIITKSAKKVEELLSEQKFVRCHQSYLVNKKHVIKYSKKGFLVLNNEIKIPVSSRRKEYTLEKIF
- a CDS encoding sensor histidine kinase codes for the protein MTLTCFVYACTSKKNETEVLTEIKVLHKKAFKNRDSTLIKLNKVRNFIKHYSFVSDSIEAKNNYMLANYYRFKKLNDSATIYFHKAKDFVKDSISNKLELKYFFNCWKFHNQQGNYGDCFTVINDYKDLVKTEDSYYQYMLENTYKAKGDIKKALTHNKLQIKAKLQEGKNVNDISENLIIQAQYELKLKNKQRAFFLLDSISKYEHKLNTSTKHNLFRELGIHKFYKKEYANSLRYYLKALYFLTKGKKNVNSKNEIAGLHKNISESYIHLKAFQKAQLHLDSAKALVGGNVKSTTKRSILQTQLHLSFLTDKKIDLINNSFDSLYNYQENEYTKKFQNELVELKKASEREKKIIAEKNDLEIKSLKRLFGLIVLVVIFITIGYLFYKQRKYNFEKQNLQMQQRLLRLQMNPHFTFNTLYAIQNKIEDTPKLAIKYLLKFSRLLRLILENSTQNYIQLNEEIDALQKFIELQQLRFPDTFQFQLNLKNLNQDDLIFIPPMLIQPFIENSIEHGLSGINYPGQITLSLTQQNVTLLCVIEDNGIGLSSDNKSSKASSTKLIDTYLKKVTNKGINLKNKSNGTGVIVTFEIPYKLSDND